A single window of Chitinophagales bacterium DNA harbors:
- the dprA gene encoding DNA-processing protein DprA yields MNHREQLHQIALTHLSGIGGVTAKSLISYCGGVEAIFHTPKRQLIKIPGVGEITANSILQNKEALEKAQQEMDFIQKHNIQTIFYFDDAYPQRLKNCSDAPILLYYKGNAALNNTHIVSIVGTRNATPYGKQICEQLVKELQPYNVLIVSGLAYGIDHAAHAACVKNQVPTIGVLGHGLDRIYPPEHRNLAKKMLANGGLLTEFTSTAKPDSKNFPKRNRIIAGMTDATIVVETGNKGGSIITAYLAQSYNREVFAFPGRIHEPYSMGCNQLIKKNVAKLIESSEDIAYHLGWDETDVVSTKPLQRELFIELSESETVLVDLLKQTPKGLSIDKICSESSMTQNAVASCLLQLEMKNLVETMPGKRYRLV; encoded by the coding sequence TTGAACCATCGAGAACAACTGCATCAAATCGCCCTCACCCACCTTTCAGGCATTGGAGGAGTCACCGCCAAAAGTTTGATAAGCTACTGTGGAGGTGTGGAAGCGATTTTTCACACACCCAAACGGCAATTGATTAAAATACCAGGAGTGGGTGAAATAACGGCCAATAGTATTCTGCAAAACAAAGAAGCCCTCGAAAAAGCGCAGCAAGAAATGGATTTTATCCAAAAACACAACATACAAACCATTTTTTACTTCGACGATGCCTATCCCCAAAGACTCAAAAACTGCTCTGATGCACCCATTCTACTCTACTACAAAGGCAACGCAGCTCTCAACAATACGCACATTGTCAGCATTGTAGGCACTCGAAATGCTACGCCCTACGGCAAACAAATCTGTGAACAATTGGTCAAGGAATTGCAGCCTTACAATGTTTTGATTGTTAGTGGATTGGCTTATGGAATAGACCACGCTGCCCATGCTGCTTGTGTCAAAAACCAAGTGCCAACTATTGGGGTATTGGGTCATGGATTGGATAGAATATACCCACCTGAACACCGCAATCTAGCCAAAAAAATGCTTGCAAATGGAGGCTTGTTGACCGAATTTACGAGTACCGCCAAACCAGACAGCAAAAATTTCCCCAAACGCAACCGCATCATTGCAGGTATGACCGATGCTACTATTGTTGTAGAAACGGGCAACAAAGGAGGCAGCATCATTACCGCTTACTTAGCCCAATCCTACAACCGAGAAGTTTTTGCCTTTCCCGGACGCATACACGAACCGTACAGTATGGGTTGCAATCAGTTGATTAAAAAAAATGTGGCAAAATTGATAGAATCTTCCGAAGACATTGCCTATCATTTGGGTTGGGACGAAACAGATGTGGTCAGTACGAAACCCCTTCAAAGAGAATTGTTTATCGAATTGAGTGAGTCCGAAACCGTCTTGGTGGACTTGTTGAAGCAAACGCCCAAAGGTTTGTCTATAGACAAAATTTGCAGCGAATCCAGCATGACCCAAAATGCAGTTGCCTCTTGTTTGCTGCAATTGGAGATGAAAAATTTGGTGGAAACGATGCCAGGGAAAAGGTATCGCTTGGTGTAA
- a CDS encoding lactonase family protein: protein MSKDSDSQKNADSAVNESKENEPLIPLYIGTYTRKEGHVDGKAKGIYVYQMNTKTGELSYLNEIGGITNPSYLTIHPNRKYLYAVSETGDGESAAVHAYSIDANTKKLTEINQVAAEGYAPCYISVEQTGKYALVANYVTGNVTMLPIAANGGLEKATSIDYHKDNASKNIRPRTAHAHFIAPDLNNRYALSADLGVNKLYVYEMDLEQGKLVLKSAEGTETAAGPRHIDFHPTLPYVYSINELNGTIDIWNYDAEVGKLTLQNMVVTYPKDYSGSISSADIHVHPSGKFLYASNRGNLNDIAAFQIDSKTGGLTFLERTSTQGKTPRNFVISPDGRFLLVANQDSSTVVVFSIDERTGKLTATGEVEEVPSAVCLKF from the coding sequence ATGTCTAAAGACTCCGATTCGCAAAAAAATGCAGATTCTGCTGTGAATGAATCAAAGGAAAACGAACCACTAATCCCTTTATATATTGGCACTTATACCCGAAAAGAAGGTCATGTAGATGGGAAAGCAAAAGGTATTTACGTCTATCAAATGAATACCAAAACGGGAGAGCTTTCTTACCTCAACGAAATAGGTGGCATTACCAACCCTTCTTACCTCACCATTCACCCCAACCGAAAATACCTTTATGCAGTCAGCGAAACTGGTGATGGCGAAAGTGCTGCGGTTCACGCCTATTCGATTGATGCCAATACCAAAAAACTGACCGAAATCAACCAAGTAGCCGCAGAAGGCTATGCACCTTGTTACATCAGTGTGGAACAAACAGGTAAATACGCTTTGGTCGCCAATTACGTGACAGGCAACGTGACGATGTTGCCCATTGCAGCCAATGGCGGATTGGAAAAAGCGACTTCCATTGACTACCACAAAGACAATGCCTCCAAAAATATTCGCCCTCGTACTGCCCATGCCCATTTTATTGCACCTGACTTGAACAATCGCTATGCTTTGTCGGCGGATTTGGGTGTAAACAAACTATATGTCTATGAAATGGATTTGGAGCAAGGAAAATTGGTACTGAAAAGTGCGGAGGGAACCGAAACAGCTGCAGGCCCTCGACACATTGATTTTCACCCTACACTTCCCTACGTTTACAGTATCAATGAGTTGAATGGTACGATTGATATTTGGAACTACGATGCAGAAGTCGGAAAACTAACTTTGCAGAATATGGTGGTTACCTATCCAAAAGATTACAGCGGTTCTATTTCGAGCGCAGACATTCATGTTCATCCATCGGGCAAATTTTTGTATGCTTCTAATCGGGGCAACCTCAACGATATTGCAGCTTTTCAAATTGACTCCAAAACAGGTGGCTTGACTTTCTTGGAGCGCACTTCTACACAAGGCAAAACACCTCGCAACTTTGTGATTTCTCCTGATGGACGCTTCTTGTTGGTCGCCAATCAAGATTCGAGTACGGTGGTCGTTTTTTCGATTGATGAGCGAACGGGCAAATTGACAGCTACGGGCGAAGTGGAGGAAGTTCCGAGTGCGGTTTGCTTGAAGTTTTAA
- a CDS encoding heme-binding domain-containing protein translates to MSRNQKIALAVLVLLVVIQFIPMDKVYEEPNQNDLMASVEVPIEVGEILKKACYDCHSNQSVYPWYTNVQPLGFWINGHIKEGKKHLNFSDWGTYNAKKQAHKLEEVCDEIEEVKMPLKSYTWVHEGTRLTSEQVELICKWAKEVVIN, encoded by the coding sequence ATGTCAAGAAATCAAAAAATAGCTTTAGCAGTCCTTGTTTTATTGGTGGTGATTCAATTTATTCCGATGGACAAAGTGTATGAAGAACCAAATCAAAACGATTTGATGGCAAGTGTAGAGGTGCCTATTGAAGTAGGTGAAATTTTAAAGAAGGCGTGCTACGATTGTCACTCTAATCAAAGCGTTTATCCGTGGTACACCAATGTTCAACCGCTTGGATTTTGGATCAATGGACACATCAAAGAAGGTAAAAAACACCTCAATTTTTCGGATTGGGGAACGTATAACGCTAAAAAACAAGCACATAAATTGGAAGAAGTATGTGATGAAATTGAAGAAGTGAAAATGCCTTTGAAGTCTTATACGTGGGTTCACGAAGGTACAAGACTAACCAGTGAACAAGTTGAATTGATTTGTAAGTGGGCAAAAGAGGTGGTAATTAATTAG
- a CDS encoding TlpA disulfide reductase family protein: MNRLLFFCFLLTLGMSSVFAQDKAVISGSISDAESEKIQLETNPQYIDGYEKVLDAEVINGKFRFEVENDFPQVVYLDYNEQKLPLFVEAGDDFQVNFEDGNLVTTAKFEGKGRTHNQFLKEFNDKFAADMDIPSMEKNVLTAQIDAMEMELFDKRLAQQKMVKEADNKEWSKDFETYLDNEIQYNYYNTLFAYPIVRGNNSKNPTVENLPSVMLDHVSPEMANNDKALVSEHYRRFLVYYLTYYSSKANGFKKFAGINPSLEAKYNWGKDNIRGLSWAYLMTAFVNDNGKDADGEIIKKIYDSVYATEGGKPYAAMIKEKHNDKISDKALAAAAKEKMEKVKSMKKAHDDKGDAVSIDKKAPFTLTNMQGEQITLDKFKGKVVYIDFWASWCGPCRKQFPFAKELKTKLSKKQKKKVEFLYISIDNGEDIWKNAIKKMGIEGYHVLSPGGWQSKVCQYFNIRSIPRYMLLDKKGRIAEANAKRPGQEGILEDIARLIGEK; this comes from the coding sequence ATGAACAGATTATTATTTTTTTGCTTTCTACTTACTTTGGGTATGTCTTCCGTTTTTGCCCAAGATAAAGCTGTGATTTCTGGAAGTATTTCTGATGCGGAGTCCGAAAAAATACAATTGGAAACCAATCCACAATATATTGACGGTTATGAAAAAGTCTTGGATGCTGAGGTGATTAATGGAAAATTTCGTTTTGAAGTAGAAAACGATTTTCCACAAGTCGTTTATCTTGATTACAATGAGCAAAAATTGCCGCTTTTTGTAGAAGCGGGCGATGATTTTCAGGTAAATTTTGAAGATGGAAACTTGGTGACAACTGCAAAATTTGAAGGAAAAGGCAGGACGCACAACCAATTTTTGAAGGAATTCAATGACAAATTTGCAGCCGATATGGACATTCCTTCAATGGAGAAAAATGTGCTGACGGCTCAAATTGACGCTATGGAGATGGAGTTGTTTGACAAGCGATTGGCGCAGCAAAAAATGGTAAAAGAAGCTGATAATAAAGAATGGTCGAAGGATTTTGAAACGTACTTGGACAATGAGATTCAATACAATTACTACAATACTTTATTTGCTTACCCCATTGTGCGTGGCAACAATTCAAAAAATCCAACTGTAGAAAATCTACCCAGTGTGATGTTGGACCATGTGAGTCCAGAAATGGCAAATAATGACAAAGCTTTGGTGAGCGAACATTATCGCCGTTTTTTGGTCTATTACCTCACCTACTACTCTTCTAAAGCCAATGGTTTTAAGAAGTTTGCAGGAATTAATCCTTCATTGGAGGCCAAATACAATTGGGGGAAAGACAATATTCGAGGGCTTTCGTGGGCTTATTTGATGACGGCTTTTGTGAATGACAATGGCAAGGATGCGGATGGTGAAATCATCAAAAAGATTTACGATTCGGTCTATGCTACGGAAGGAGGAAAACCTTATGCTGCAATGATTAAAGAAAAACACAACGATAAAATAAGTGACAAGGCTTTGGCGGCGGCAGCAAAGGAGAAAATGGAGAAGGTAAAAAGTATGAAGAAGGCACACGATGATAAGGGTGATGCGGTCAGTATTGACAAAAAAGCTCCTTTTACGCTGACCAACATGCAGGGTGAGCAGATAACACTAGACAAATTCAAGGGCAAAGTAGTTTATATTGACTTTTGGGCAAGTTGGTGTGGCCCTTGCCGCAAGCAGTTTCCTTTTGCCAAAGAATTGAAAACAAAACTCAGTAAGAAGCAAAAGAAAAAAGTTGAGTTTCTTTACATTTCTATTGATAATGGGGAAGATATTTGGAAAAATGCTATCAAAAAAATGGGTATTGAAGGCTACCATGTTTTATCGCCTGGTGGTTGGCAGTCAAAGGTTTGTCAATACTTCAATATCCGAAGTATTCCCCGATACATGCTGCTTGATAAAAAAGGACGCATTGCAGAGGCGAATGCCAAACGACCTGGACAGGAAGGCATTTTGGAGGATATTGCGAGGTTGATTGGGGAGAAATAG